AATAACATAAAGTCATTATTAAAAAATACAGATGAGGACAAAAGATTGGTAAAAAGAGTAATTGGTGTTCCAGGAGATGAGGTCAACATAAAAGATGGCTATGTATATATAAATGGTGAAAAACTTAATGAACCTTATGTAAAAGGTGAAACTTTTAACCAGGAACTTAGTCTTCCAATAAATGTACCAGCTAATAAATTATTTGTATTGGGCGATAACAGACCTGTAAGTAAAGATAGTAGAGCATTTGGGCTAATTAATTATAATCAAGTTGAAGGTAAAGCGGTATTTAGAGTTTTTCCCTTTAATAAGATAGGTTCTATTAAATAAAATCTTTAAATAAAAAATACTATTCTGACTATAGAATAGTATTTTTTATGCCGTTTGATAATTAAAAGTTGTATAATAATATAGAAAGAAGCATAGTAGAATATAATTCTAGAAAAATTAAGGGATTTATTTAGTAACATAATGAAAGGGGAATTAAGCTAATGTATAGTTTTAAAAATGATTATAGTGAGGGATCCCATCCAAATATATTAAAAACACTAATGGAATCAAATATGGAACAGACAGAGGGGTATGGAGAAGATAGGTATTCTTTAGCTGCTATTACATTGTTAAAGGATAAATTAAAGTGTTCTGATGTTGATATACATATGTTTTGTGGTGGAACTCAAACAAATCTTACTGCAATTTCTGCATTTTTAAGACCACACGAGGCTGTTATTTCAGCTAGTACTGGTCATGTATTAGTACACGAAACTGGAGCTATTGAAGCCACTGGTCATAAAGTTATTTCCATGAAAGTAGAGGATGGGAAGCTTAAGCCTATTAATATAGAAATGGCACTTGAGGAACATACTGATGAGCATATGGTAAAGCCTAAGATGGTTTACATTTCAAATCCAACAGAAATAGGATCTATTTATAACAAACAAGAATTAGGAGATCTAAGTGAGTGTTGCAAGATCTACAATTTGATTTTATACCTTGATGGAGCGAGACTAGGCTCCGCACTATGCTCAAAAGGGAATGATATTGAGCTCTCGGATTTGCCAAAGCTCACTGATGCTTTTTATATAGGAGGAACTAAAAATGGTGCATTAATGGGAGAAGCTCTTGTTATCAGCACGGATTCTCTTAAAGAGGATTTTAGATTTCATATAAAGCAAAAGGGTGGGTTACTTGCTAAGGGAAGGTTAATTGGTATACAATTTTTGGAGCTATTTAAAGATGATCTTTACTTTGATTTGGCAAAACATGCGAATAATATGGCGCATCTATTAAAAAAGGGAATTAGTAATTGTGGATATGGATTTTTAATAGACTCTCCAACAAATCAAATATTCCCAATATTACCTAATAAAATAATTGAAAAGCTTAAGGAAAAGTATTCCTTTTATATATGGCAAAAAATTGATGAGGATAATTCTGCTATTCGTTTAGTAACATCTTGGGCCACAAAGGACGCGGCTGTTAAATCATTTATAGATGATATTACCATATTTATGAATGAATTTTTTGTGGTATAATGTAAATTGTTAAAGAAATAAGGAGGTTTTTCAATGGCAATACTTACGTCACTTAAGGATGCATTAAACGCGAAGCAATATAAATCTGAGATTGATAAATTAATCGAGGAAAATAAAAATTTGAGATATATAAAGCTAACTCCAACTCAATTGGGAATGAGCCAAGTTTTATCTAAAATTAAAGAACTTGAAGTGGAACTGGAGGAATATGACAAGCTAATTGAAACAAAAACAAAAGCCATAGAAGAACTCAATAGGGAATATAAGAGCCAAGCTGTATATCAAACCAAGGAATTTGAAGAAAAATCAAATGAATATGACAATTTAATGGTACTAAAAGGTAAAGAGCTTGAAGACAAAAGGGCTGAATATGATGAGTTAATCGGAACTAAAAGTGAAGAATATGATAATTTAATTGGACTAAAGGGTAAAGAACTGGAAGATAAAAAAGCAGAATACGATGACTTAATCGGAACCAAAAGCCAAGAATATGATAATCTAATTGCCTTAAAAAGCAAAGAACTTCAAGACAAAAGTACAGAATACGATGAATTTATTGAAAGAAAAAATAGTGAATATGAGGATTTAACTAGACAAAAGGCTGAGGACCTTAAGCAGAAATTAAGTGAATATGAAGTTTTAATTGGAACTAAAATAAAATCCATTGATGAACTTAATTTAGAATATAATAATGT
This DNA window, taken from Clostridium estertheticum, encodes the following:
- a CDS encoding threonine aldolase family protein: MYSFKNDYSEGSHPNILKTLMESNMEQTEGYGEDRYSLAAITLLKDKLKCSDVDIHMFCGGTQTNLTAISAFLRPHEAVISASTGHVLVHETGAIEATGHKVISMKVEDGKLKPINIEMALEEHTDEHMVKPKMVYISNPTEIGSIYNKQELGDLSECCKIYNLILYLDGARLGSALCSKGNDIELSDLPKLTDAFYIGGTKNGALMGEALVISTDSLKEDFRFHIKQKGGLLAKGRLIGIQFLELFKDDLYFDLAKHANNMAHLLKKGISNCGYGFLIDSPTNQIFPILPNKIIEKLKEKYSFYIWQKIDEDNSAIRLVTSWATKDAAVKSFIDDITIFMNEFFVV
- a CDS encoding DUF4041 domain-containing protein; amino-acid sequence: MAILTSLKDALNAKQYKSEIDKLIEENKNLRYIKLTPTQLGMSQVLSKIKELEVELEEYDKLIETKTKAIEELNREYKSQAVYQTKEFEEKSNEYDNLMVLKGKELEDKRAEYDELIGTKSEEYDNLIGLKGKELEDKKAEYDDLIGTKSQEYDNLIALKSKELQDKSTEYDEFIERKNSEYEDLTRQKAEDLKQKLSEYEVLIGTKIKSIDELNLEYNNVKTSVDTLKSEIVTLDDDILMQSFGVYKPEYNLMNSIKGATMLENIREKQMDMVKSKEAIEFKQWVVNGSIKEGNELVEDMTEDMIKLVLRIFNDECDSIIDKVKFSNIEVIENRIKTFFGDLNKLSNLTQVKIVPKYLNTKLEELYVTYEYKLKQQEEKEEQSRMME
- the lepB gene encoding signal peptidase I, translated to MKKNKIIKEIRNWVFPILGAVLIASLINSKVFARVQVQQSSMENTLYSSQQLIVDKLTYNFAGPKRGDIIIFLENEQRGTIIDDTVIFFNNIKSLLKNTDEDKRLVKRVIGVPGDEVNIKDGYVYINGEKLNEPYVKGETFNQELSLPINVPANKLFVLGDNRPVSKDSRAFGLINYNQVEGKAVFRVFPFNKIGSIK